The following nucleotide sequence is from Natronosalvus caseinilyticus.
TCGTGTAACAACTACGGGCGTACCGCGAGCACCGACATCGACGAGACGACCGACCAGGATCCGCTCAATCCGTACGCGGAGTCGAAGGTCGAATCCGAGGCGTTGCTTCGCGAGGCAATCGACGAACACGGGTTCGACGGGACGGCACTCCGAATGAGCACGAACTACGGCTGGTCGCCGGGCGTTCGTTTCAACCTGGTCATCAACCACTTCGTGTTCCGAGCACTCACCGATCGACCGCTTACCGTCTACGGTGACGGGAGTAACTGGCGCCCGTTTATTCACGTCAAAGACGCCGCGAGAGCCTACGCCCACGCTGCGCTGAACCCGAACTCGTGGCCGCAACTGGTCTACAACGTGGGGGCGAACGACCAGAACTACCAGATCGCCACCATCGCGGAACTCGTTCGAGACGAACTCGATCGGGAACTCGATATTACGTACCTCGAGGACGAGCACCCGGGGCCGTCGTATCACGTGAGCTTCGACCGATTATCGGAAACCGGCTTCGAGACGGAATGGACCGTACGAGAGGGAATTGCGGATCTGGCCGACCGGCTACAACGATCACACCCGAGGCAATGATACTATGACGAGTCAACGATCATCGATACAAGACGACACGAACGAACCGCCGACGATTGCCGTCACCGGCGCGGCCGGATTCATCGGCAGCCGCGTCCTTCACCTGCTGGAACAAACGCATCCCGACTGGTCCGTTCGCGCGATCGATAACCAGTACCGGGGTCAGGTTTCCGCGGTCGGGTCGGTCGACATCGAACACGTCGACATTCGAGACCGTAACCGGCTGGAATCGGTGCTCGACGGAGCGGATATCGTGCTCCACCTGGCAGCAGTCAGCGGGGTCGACGACTGCGATACCAACCGCGACCTCGCCTACGACGTCAACGTCACCGGAACGAACGACGTCGCGTGGTTCTGCCGAAAAACGGGTGCCGCGCTCGTCTTCCCGTTTAGCATGGCCGTTCTCGGCGACCCAGACACGTTCCCGATTACGGCGGACGATCCACGGGACCCGCTCAACTGGTACGGCCGAACCAAGCTCCTCGGCGAACGCGCGATCGACACGCTGGCCGACGGTGCGTTTCCGGCCCACCTGTTCCTCAAGTCGAACCTCTACGGCGACCACGTCGTCGACGGAACGGTCGTCTCGAAACCGACGGTGATCAACTTCTTCGTCAACCGGGCCACGTCGAACGAGCCGTTGACGGTGTACAAACCGGGCACCCAATCGAGAAACTTCGTTCACGTCAAAGACGTCGCCAGAGCGTACATCCACAGCTGCGAACGACTGCTCGAGCAACTCGAGACGGGCGAGACCGGCACCGAGATTTACGAGATAGCCGGTACCGAGGATCCCTCCGTGATGTCGGTCGCGGAAACCGTTCAGGCGATCGCCCGCGAGGAACTGAACGTCGACGTCGACGTTGAACTCGTCGAAAACCCCCGAAGTGGCGAAACGATGGTCGAAAGCTTCACCGTCGACACGTCGAGGGCAGACGAGCAGCTGGGCTGGTCGCCACGACACACGATCGAGGAATCGGTTCGAGAACTCCTGCAGCGAGCAGAGGGTTGAGTTGTCGATCCCAGACCTGAACCTCTGAGTATAAATAC
It contains:
- a CDS encoding NAD-dependent epimerase/dehydratase family protein, which encodes MTDLHVLVTGGCGYIGSELVSLLLEEEAVGTVSVLDSLTTGSPSNLAGRVDDVQFRRGDVREYGDVENAMRDVDRVIHLAAITGAASTHDRREETFSVNYHGTENVLTAAGKFDVEHVVFASSCNNYGRTASTDIDETTDQDPLNPYAESKVESEALLREAIDEHGFDGTALRMSTNYGWSPGVRFNLVINHFVFRALTDRPLTVYGDGSNWRPFIHVKDAARAYAHAALNPNSWPQLVYNVGANDQNYQIATIAELVRDELDRELDITYLEDEHPGPSYHVSFDRLSETGFETEWTVREGIADLADRLQRSHPRQ
- a CDS encoding NAD-dependent epimerase/dehydratase family protein translates to MTSQRSSIQDDTNEPPTIAVTGAAGFIGSRVLHLLEQTHPDWSVRAIDNQYRGQVSAVGSVDIEHVDIRDRNRLESVLDGADIVLHLAAVSGVDDCDTNRDLAYDVNVTGTNDVAWFCRKTGAALVFPFSMAVLGDPDTFPITADDPRDPLNWYGRTKLLGERAIDTLADGAFPAHLFLKSNLYGDHVVDGTVVSKPTVINFFVNRATSNEPLTVYKPGTQSRNFVHVKDVARAYIHSCERLLEQLETGETGTEIYEIAGTEDPSVMSVAETVQAIAREELNVDVDVELVENPRSGETMVESFTVDTSRADEQLGWSPRHTIEESVRELLQRAEG